Proteins encoded within one genomic window of Gammaproteobacteria bacterium:
- a CDS encoding SDR family oxidoreductase produces the protein MPRTKILPTLLAITALHGAGTQAADAPTVLITGASRGIGLELARQYAERGWNVIATARNPGSSAALKEIAGSHPNVTLEALDVTDLAGIDALAARYKGRPIDVLLNNAGISGADEMGSFGQLNYAAYDKVHATNVIGPLKMAEAFLPNVAASQQKKIINITSTEGSIGSVKTRGGGYFYRSSKAALNMVMRSLSLDLKPKGITVGLVSPGFVKDDFTKGLDLPIMITPQQSASAVIKVIDGYDLSKTGTFIRHTGEPAPW, from the coding sequence ATGCCACGCACGAAAATCCTGCCGACACTCCTGGCCATCACCGCCCTGCACGGTGCAGGTACCCAGGCCGCGGATGCCCCGACCGTGCTCATCACCGGTGCCAGCCGCGGTATCGGCCTGGAACTCGCGCGCCAGTACGCGGAGCGCGGCTGGAACGTCATCGCCACCGCGCGCAACCCCGGCAGCTCCGCGGCCCTGAAGGAGATCGCCGGCAGCCACCCGAACGTCACGCTGGAGGCCCTCGACGTCACCGACCTCGCCGGCATCGATGCGCTCGCCGCCAGGTACAAGGGCCGGCCGATCGACGTGCTGCTCAACAACGCCGGCATATCCGGCGCCGACGAGATGGGGAGCTTCGGCCAGCTGAATTACGCCGCCTACGACAAGGTGCACGCCACCAACGTCATCGGCCCGCTGAAGATGGCGGAAGCCTTCCTGCCGAACGTCGCGGCCAGCCAGCAGAAGAAGATCATCAACATCACCAGCACCGAGGGCTCGATCGGCTCGGTGAAGACACGCGGCGGCGGTTACTTCTACCGCTCCAGCAAGGCCGCGCTGAACATGGTGATGCGTTCGCTCTCCCTCGACCTCAAGCCGAAGGGCATCACCGTCGGGCTGGTGTCACCCGGCTTCGTCAAGGACGACTTCACCAAGGGCCTGGACCTGCCGATCATGATCACGCCGCAGCAGAGCGCGAGCGCGGTGATCAAGGTGATCGACGGCTACGATCTCTCGAAGACCGGCACCTTCATCCGCCACACCGGCGAGCCGGCGCCCTGGTAG
- a CDS encoding DUF917 domain-containing protein: MRSATAPWLAGLVLACASLPAAAAPPIRTLSEQEVWDLMAGAAIDGTRGRVKPVAPFIEGAVRKLLAEGKPFRLIALEDVPDDWTLAEAGGRIGGGGAWTHVAERMKQQGTPVVPATDGMRLAMEALERQTGHRLDAVVRAEAAEATAAAFQAAMAAGLPVVDACPTGRAVPELAQSVAYVNGVTATPAALVSLWGDVVLVEKAIDAARLEDIGRSMAVGSAGSVITASTVMAGRDAKRALIPGVLSREILMGRSVREARARGADPVAALLGVTHGLYLFRGNVTRAVNREDRGFDWWDVEIQGSGTFQGHRYRLWVKNENIVGWFDDRPDAMSPDLIAPLDPATGEAMLSPKLGGYDPGADVVLVGFPAHAMWRTPAAIALLGPRHFGFDYVPLEQLHANRPR, encoded by the coding sequence ATGCGCAGCGCCACGGCACCATGGCTGGCAGGCCTCGTGCTCGCCTGCGCCTCGCTGCCTGCTGCTGCAGCGCCGCCGATCCGCACCCTGAGCGAACAGGAAGTGTGGGACCTCATGGCCGGCGCGGCCATCGACGGTACACGTGGCCGGGTCAAGCCGGTCGCGCCATTCATCGAGGGCGCGGTACGCAAGCTGCTCGCCGAGGGCAAGCCGTTCCGCCTCATCGCCCTGGAAGACGTGCCGGACGACTGGACGCTCGCCGAAGCCGGCGGCCGAATCGGTGGTGGCGGTGCCTGGACCCATGTCGCCGAGCGCATGAAGCAGCAGGGTACCCCCGTGGTGCCGGCAACCGATGGCATGCGCCTCGCCATGGAAGCCCTCGAGCGACAGACCGGCCACCGGCTCGATGCGGTGGTGCGCGCGGAGGCCGCGGAGGCCACCGCCGCGGCGTTCCAGGCAGCCATGGCGGCAGGCCTGCCGGTGGTCGATGCCTGCCCCACGGGCCGCGCGGTGCCGGAATTGGCGCAGTCGGTGGCCTACGTCAACGGTGTCACGGCGACGCCGGCCGCGCTGGTAAGCCTGTGGGGTGATGTCGTCCTCGTGGAGAAGGCGATCGACGCAGCGCGGCTCGAGGACATCGGCCGGAGCATGGCGGTCGGCAGTGCCGGCAGCGTCATCACCGCCAGCACGGTCATGGCGGGCCGGGACGCGAAGCGCGCCCTGATCCCTGGCGTCCTGTCGCGGGAGATCCTCATGGGCCGCAGCGTGCGTGAAGCCCGTGCGCGCGGCGCCGATCCCGTCGCCGCCCTGCTCGGGGTGACGCATGGCCTGTACCTGTTCCGCGGCAACGTCACCCGGGCCGTGAACCGCGAGGATCGCGGCTTCGACTGGTGGGACGTGGAAATCCAGGGCAGCGGCACGTTCCAGGGCCACCGCTATCGTCTCTGGGTCAAGAACGAGAATATCGTCGGCTGGTTCGACGACCGGCCTGATGCCATGTCACCCGATCTCATTGCACCGCTTGATCCGGCAACCGGCGAGGCGATGCTGTCGCCGAAGCTCGGTGGCTACGACCCGGGTGCGGATGTGGTGCTGGTCGGCTTCCCCGCACACGCGATGTGGCGCACACCGGCAGCCATCGCCCTGCTCGGGCCGCGGCATTTCGGCTTCGACTACGTGCCCCTCGAACAGCTGCACGCGAACCGCCCACGCTGA
- a CDS encoding glutathione S-transferase family protein, with product MLIYDAHSPAPRCLRMFLLEKRLRLPAVTIDVMTGENRAPDFLAVNAAGQTPALRLDDGSTLAEAVAIAEYLEELHPAPALIGSTAAERGLTRQWWRRVELNITEFIHNAYHYGEGLARFQPRIPVVPEAAAGLKRVAQDRLCWLDGLFGAGPYLCGERFSAADIWLYVWLDFGLAVNQPFDRGLPRIGPWFERVAARPSAAASRELLRSQLT from the coding sequence GTGCTGATCTACGACGCCCACAGTCCCGCCCCCCGCTGCCTGCGCATGTTCCTGCTGGAGAAGCGGCTGCGCCTGCCGGCGGTGACGATCGACGTGATGACGGGCGAGAACCGCGCGCCGGATTTCCTCGCGGTCAATGCCGCCGGCCAGACCCCGGCGCTGCGCCTGGACGATGGCAGCACGCTGGCGGAGGCGGTGGCGATCGCCGAGTACCTCGAGGAGCTGCATCCCGCGCCGGCGCTGATCGGCAGCACGGCCGCGGAGCGTGGCCTGACGCGGCAGTGGTGGCGCCGGGTGGAACTCAACATCACCGAGTTCATCCACAACGCCTACCACTACGGCGAGGGGCTGGCGCGCTTCCAGCCGCGCATCCCGGTGGTGCCGGAGGCGGCAGCCGGCCTGAAGCGGGTGGCACAGGACCGTCTTTGCTGGCTGGATGGCCTGTTCGGTGCCGGCCCCTATCTCTGCGGCGAGCGTTTCAGCGCCGCCGACATCTGGCTGTACGTCTGGCTGGACTTCGGCCTTGCGGTGAACCAGCCCTTCGACCGCGGGCTGCCGCGGATCGGCCCCTGGTTCGAGCGCGTGGCCGCGCGACCCAGCGCGGCCGCCAGCCGTGAGCTCCTGCGATCGCAGCTGACCTGA